In one window of Notolabrus celidotus isolate fNotCel1 chromosome 17, fNotCel1.pri, whole genome shotgun sequence DNA:
- the si:dkey-73n8.3 gene encoding retinol dehydrogenase 11, whose protein sequence is MQAIRSLFVTKWSSDVRLDGKTAIVTGANIGIGKETAKDLAGRGARVILACRDMAKAEQAARDIMREVKGAKVVAKQLDLADTKSICQFAENVYNSEKSLHFLINNAGVAICSYGLTVDGYETQFGVNHLGHFFLTFLLLDLLKHSAPSRVINLSSGAHALGKIEFDDLKGEKNYHPVRAYAQSKLANILFTKELAKRTEALGVSTYSVDPGMVNTEITRHFRRPLGYLVKTFNFLIKTPAEGANTTVYCTVTPENELLNGGFYRDCAQAENCRAGSDDGTALKLWAVSCHLLGIRWR, encoded by the exons ATGCAGGCAATCAG GTCTCTGTTTGTCACAAAGTGGTCTTCAGATGTGCGTCTGGATGGGAAGACCGCAATAGTAACCGGGGCCAACATTGGGATAGGCAAGGAGACAGCCAAAGACCTGGCCGGCAGAG GTGCACGGGTGATTCTGGCCTGCAGAGACATGGCCAAAGCAGAGCAGGCTGCTCGTGACATCATGAGGGAGGTGAAGGGAGCCAAGGTAGTCGCCAAGCAACTGGATTTGGCTGACACCAAATCGATCTGCCAGTTTGCAGAGAACGTCTACAACT CTGAGAAGTCTCTGCACTTCCTGATCAACAACGCAGGTGTGGCGATCTGCTCATACGGCCTCACAGTGGACGGATATGAAACGCAGTTTGGAGTCAATCACTTGG GTCACTTCTTCCTGACCTTTCTGTTACTGGACTTGCTGAAACACTCAGCCCCATCCCGCGTCATAAACCTCTCCTCTGGAGCTCACGCCCTGGGAAAGATCGAGTTTGATGACCTGAAGGGCGAGAAAAACTACCACCCAGTCCGGGCCTACGCACAGAGCAAGCTGGCCAACATCCTGTTCACCAAAGAGCTGGCCAAAAGGACTGAAg CTCTCGGTGTGTCCACCTACTCTGTGGATCCCGGCATGGTGAACACTGAGATAACAAGACATTTCAGGCGTCCTCTTGGGTATTTAGTCAAAACCTTCAACTTCCTAATCAAGACCCCAGCAGAGGGAGCCAACACCACTGTCTACTGCACCGTCACTCCTGAGAACGAGCTGCTCAATGGAGGATTCTACAG GGACTGTGCGCAGGCAGAGAACTGCAGGGCAGGTAGTGATGACGGCACTGCCTTGAAGCTGTGGGCTGTGAGCTGCCACCTGCTTGGCATCCGCTGGAGATAA
- the zgc:112332 gene encoding retinol dehydrogenase 12: MSCRSVCCNRWSSEERLDGKTVIITGANTGIGKETARDLARRGARIIMACRDLERAEEARTDILEDTGNENLFIRKLDLSDTKSIRAFADLINREEKQVNILINNAGIMMCPYSQTTDGFEMQFGVNHLGHVLLTYLLLDLIKRSAPARIVVVASVAHTWTGLQLDDINSERSYDTMKAYGQSKLANVMFARSLAKLLEGTGVSVFSLHPGVVQSDLWRHQHQCIQVAVKIFKVFTKTTVEGAQTTIYCAVEPGLESLSGGYFSDCAPATCSRTASDDDLALKLWDISSNMLGITWQ, translated from the exons ATGTCCTGCAG GAGTGTGTGCTGTAACCGCTGGTCGTCTGAAGAGAGGTTAGATGGGAAAACAGTCATCATCACCGGAGCTAACACTGGTATTGGCAAAGAGACCGCCAGGGACCTGGCAAGAAGAG GTGCACGTATCATTATGGCGTGCAGAGACCTGGAGCGAGCAGAGGAGGCACGGACAGATATTTTAGAAGACACAGGAAATGAGAATCTGTTCATCAGGAAACTGGATCTATCTGACACCAAGTCCATCCGAGCGTTTGCTGATCTCATCAACAGAG aGGAGAAACAAGTGAACATCCTGATAAACAATGCAGGCATCATGATGTGTCCCTATTCACAGACAACTGATGGGTTTGAAATGCAGTTTGGGGTTAACCACTTGG GTCACGTCCTGTTGACTTACCTGCTGCTGGATCTCATCAAGCGCTCAGCTCCTGCCCGTATTGTTGTTGTGGCGTCAGTGGCCCACACCTGGACCGGGCTCCAATTGGACGACATCAACAGCGAGAGGAGTTACGACACCATGAAGGCCTACGGACAGAGCAAGCTGGCCAATGTCATGTTTGCACGCTCACTCGCCAAACTGTTGGAAG GTACAGGTGTGAGCGTGTTCTCTCTGCACCCCGGGGTGGTTCAGTCTGACCTGTGGAGGCACCAGCATCAGTGCATCCAGGTGGCGGTGAAAATCTTCAAGGTTTTCACTAAGACAACAGTGGAGGGAGCACAGACCACCATCTACTGCGCTGTGGAGCCAGGTCTGGAAAGCCTGAGCGGAGGGTActtcag TGACTGTGCTCCTGCGACGTGTTCAAGGACTGCCTCTGATGACGACTTGGCCCTGAAACTGTGGGACATCAGCAGCAACATGCTGGGCATCACCTGGCAATGA
- the LOC117829323 gene encoding ran GTPase-activating protein 1-like, with product MRVTKHYRNVALAGTTRSTVGTIATQSQKVWNFIIELPEEYGVPDVMVVDDNPDVCAGIPPLQVHEVVQQLLDIDEEADEDTDDSDDSDEESEDSGYDSVFEDEEEEEDDDIRPHAPLDQEFPPVRHASPSVPAGPPVHVGPSAGPPGGLPTPQSPEECAPSTSGLNVFPKRSREESSTEQVSTKRLRTCGEENPEESAPSTSDLNFSTNRRFWHGPFQFTRWTDDSDSD from the exons ATGAGGGTGACTAAACACTACAGGAATGTGGCTTTAGCAGGGACCACAAGGAGCACTGTGGGGACCATTGCCACCCAAAGCCAAA AAGTTTGGAACTTCATCATCGAGCTTCCTGAGGAATACGGCGTTCCTGATGTCATGGTTGTGGACGACAACCCAG ATGTATGTGCAGGCATTCCTCCACTCCAGGTTCATGAGGTCGTCCAACAGCTGTTGGACATTGACGAGGAGGCCGATGAAGACACAGACGACAGCGACGACTCAGACGAGGAGAGTGAAGACTCTGGCTACGACTCCGTgtttgaagatgaagaggaagaggaggatgatgacatCAGACCTCATGCCCCCCTCGACCAGGAGTTCCCACCAGTGCGCCACGCGTCACCTTCCGTCCCTGCTGGTCCCCCTGTCCACGTTGGTCCTTCTGCCGGTCCTCCAGGTGGACTTCCCACCCCTCAGAGTCCAGAAGAGTGTGCACCCTCAACCTCAGGCCTCAACGTCTTCCCAAAGAGGAGCCGGGAGGAGAGCAGCACGGAGCAGGTGAGTACGAAGAGGCTGAGGACGTGCGGTGAAGAAAACCCTGAAGAATCAGCTCCTTCCACGTCAGACCTCAACTTCAGCACCAACCGAAGATTCTGGCACGGTCCTTTCCAGTTCACAAGATGGACCGATGACAGTGACTctgactga
- the sec61g gene encoding protein transport protein Sec61 subunit gamma, with translation MDQVMQFVEPSRQFVKDSIRLVKRCTKPDRKEFQKIAMATAIGFAIMGFIGFFVKLIHIPINNIIVGG, from the exons ATGGATCAGGTAATGCAGTTTGTGGAGCCCAGCCGGCAGTTCGTCAAAGACTCCATCAGGCTCGTGAAGAGGTGCACGAAACCCGACAGAAAAG AGTTCCAGAAGATCGCCATGGCCACAGCTATTGGGTTTGCGATCATGGGCTTCATTGGCTTCTTCGTCAAACTCATCCACATCCCCATCAACAACATCATCGT tGGAGGTTAA